One Pyrus communis chromosome 13, drPyrComm1.1, whole genome shotgun sequence genomic window carries:
- the LOC137712039 gene encoding adenine/guanine permease AZG2-like isoform X2: MGRELCKSWSKLEKRLNDGVSKSKVGNFFKLEARNSCFTKELRAGLATFLTMAYIISVNATILADSGGTCSIADCSTTANQTVTPGCMILPNEGYQNCLAKTKSDLIVGTILSAMIGSIAMGILANLPLGLAPGMGPNAYLAYNLVGFHGSGKLSYQTALAVVLLEGIAFLAIAAFGLREKLARLIPHPVRLACAAGIGLFIAFLGLQIHQGVGLVGPDPSTLVTITACSNTNPATGECLGGKMHSPKFWLGAAGFIITCYGLMKEIKGSMIYGIVFVTFISWFRGTSVTVFPNTQIGDTDFHYFKKVVDFHKIQSTAGAISFTNFNRSEVWVALVTLLYVDVLATTGTLYTMAEMGGFVNDEGGFEGEYSAYLVDAGSTVVGAALGVTPIATYIESSAGLREGGRTGLTAVTIGLCFFLSLFFVPLLSSVPPWAIGPSLVVVGVMMMKVVKDINWGKMKEAAPAFMTMVLMPLTYSIANGIIGGIGLYIALNLYDYLVIMIKWLIKMKTMVGREQNQVSATAPADSAIEVI; encoded by the exons atggggAGAGAGTTAT gCAAGTCATGGAGCAAACTAGAGAAACGCTTAAACGATGGAGTTTCAAAGAGCAAAGTTGGCAACTTCTTCAAGTTAGAAGCAAGAAATAGTTGCTTCACCAAGGAGCTACGTGCTGGTCTAGCCACGTTCCTCACCATGGCCTACATAATCTCCGTCAACGCCACCATCCTCGCGGACTCAGGCGGCACTTGCTCCATTGCCGACTGCTCCACCACGGCGAACCAAACCGTCACCCCGGGTTGCATGATCCTTCCCAACGAAGGATACCAGAACTGCCTTGCAAAGACCAAGAGTGACCTCATTGTTGGCACAATTTTATCAGCCATGATCGGGTCGATTGCTATGGGCATTTTGGCTAATCTACCCCTGGGGTTAGCCCCAGGAATGGGGCCAAACGCTTATCTGGCCTACAATTTGGTGGGTTTTCATGGAAGTGGGAAGTTGTCTTACCAAACTGCCCTAGCTGTGGTGTTACTTGAGGGAATTGCTTTTCTTGCAATTGCTGCTTTTGGGCTAAGAGAAAAGCTGGCCAGGCTCATCCCTCATCCAGTTAGGCTTGCTTGTGCAGCAGGAATTGGGCTTTTCATTGCTTTTTTGGGCCTACAAATCCACCAGGGAGTAGGCCTGGTGGGCCCAGACCCATCCACATTGGTGACAATCACAGCTTGTTCTAATACAAACCCAGCAACTGGTGAGTGCCTTGGGGGGAAAATGCACAGCCCAAAGTTCTGGCTGGGTGCAGCTGGGTTTATAATCACATGTTATGGCCTAATGAAGGAGATTAAAGGCAGCATGATATACGGCATCGTTTTTGTCACATTTATATCATGGTTTCGGGGCACAAGTGTGACAGTGTTTCCCAACACACAAATTGGTGACACGGATttccattatttcaaaaaggtGGTAGATTTTCACAAAATTCAATCCACAGCTGGGGCTATAAGCTTCACCAATTTCAATAGGTCTGAGGTTTGGGTGGCTCTGGTAACCTTGCTCTATGTCGATGTTCTTGCCACCACAGGCACATTGTACACCATGGCCGAAATGGGCGGTTTCGTGAACGACGAAGGCGGGTTCGAAGGCGAGTACTCGGCGTACTTGGTTGACGCGGGGTCAACAGTCGTGGGAGCTGCACTTGGGGTGACCCCCATCGCAACGTACATAGAATCTTCAGCGGGTTTGAGAGAAGGCGGGCGGACAGGATTGACTGCAGTGACCATCGGTCTGTGTTTTTTCTTGTCGTTGTTTTTCGTTCCTCTTTTGTCTAGTGTGCCCCCATGGGCTATAGGGCCTTCACTTGTGGTGGTTggggtgatgatgatgaaggttGTGAAGGACATAAACTGGGGGAAGATGAAAGAAGCTGCGCCTGCTTTCATGACCATGGTTCTAATGCCTCTCACTTATTCCATAGCAAATGGGATTATTGGTGGCATTGGGCTCTACATTGCTCTCAATCTGTATGATTATTTGGTAATTATGATTAAGTGGTTGATTAAGATGAAAACAATGGTGGGAAGAGAACAAAATCAAGTGTCTGCCACAGCTCCTGCAGACTCAGCAATTGAAGTTATTTGA
- the LOC137712039 gene encoding adenine/guanine permease AZG2-like isoform X1 yields MGRELCAAMGNGGVFKKIGKSWSKLEKRLNDGVSKSKVGNFFKLEARNSCFTKELRAGLATFLTMAYIISVNATILADSGGTCSIADCSTTANQTVTPGCMILPNEGYQNCLAKTKSDLIVGTILSAMIGSIAMGILANLPLGLAPGMGPNAYLAYNLVGFHGSGKLSYQTALAVVLLEGIAFLAIAAFGLREKLARLIPHPVRLACAAGIGLFIAFLGLQIHQGVGLVGPDPSTLVTITACSNTNPATGECLGGKMHSPKFWLGAAGFIITCYGLMKEIKGSMIYGIVFVTFISWFRGTSVTVFPNTQIGDTDFHYFKKVVDFHKIQSTAGAISFTNFNRSEVWVALVTLLYVDVLATTGTLYTMAEMGGFVNDEGGFEGEYSAYLVDAGSTVVGAALGVTPIATYIESSAGLREGGRTGLTAVTIGLCFFLSLFFVPLLSSVPPWAIGPSLVVVGVMMMKVVKDINWGKMKEAAPAFMTMVLMPLTYSIANGIIGGIGLYIALNLYDYLVIMIKWLIKMKTMVGREQNQVSATAPADSAIEVI; encoded by the coding sequence atggggAGAGAGTTATGTGCAGCAATGGGAAATGGTggagttttcaaaaaaataggCAAGTCATGGAGCAAACTAGAGAAACGCTTAAACGATGGAGTTTCAAAGAGCAAAGTTGGCAACTTCTTCAAGTTAGAAGCAAGAAATAGTTGCTTCACCAAGGAGCTACGTGCTGGTCTAGCCACGTTCCTCACCATGGCCTACATAATCTCCGTCAACGCCACCATCCTCGCGGACTCAGGCGGCACTTGCTCCATTGCCGACTGCTCCACCACGGCGAACCAAACCGTCACCCCGGGTTGCATGATCCTTCCCAACGAAGGATACCAGAACTGCCTTGCAAAGACCAAGAGTGACCTCATTGTTGGCACAATTTTATCAGCCATGATCGGGTCGATTGCTATGGGCATTTTGGCTAATCTACCCCTGGGGTTAGCCCCAGGAATGGGGCCAAACGCTTATCTGGCCTACAATTTGGTGGGTTTTCATGGAAGTGGGAAGTTGTCTTACCAAACTGCCCTAGCTGTGGTGTTACTTGAGGGAATTGCTTTTCTTGCAATTGCTGCTTTTGGGCTAAGAGAAAAGCTGGCCAGGCTCATCCCTCATCCAGTTAGGCTTGCTTGTGCAGCAGGAATTGGGCTTTTCATTGCTTTTTTGGGCCTACAAATCCACCAGGGAGTAGGCCTGGTGGGCCCAGACCCATCCACATTGGTGACAATCACAGCTTGTTCTAATACAAACCCAGCAACTGGTGAGTGCCTTGGGGGGAAAATGCACAGCCCAAAGTTCTGGCTGGGTGCAGCTGGGTTTATAATCACATGTTATGGCCTAATGAAGGAGATTAAAGGCAGCATGATATACGGCATCGTTTTTGTCACATTTATATCATGGTTTCGGGGCACAAGTGTGACAGTGTTTCCCAACACACAAATTGGTGACACGGATttccattatttcaaaaaggtGGTAGATTTTCACAAAATTCAATCCACAGCTGGGGCTATAAGCTTCACCAATTTCAATAGGTCTGAGGTTTGGGTGGCTCTGGTAACCTTGCTCTATGTCGATGTTCTTGCCACCACAGGCACATTGTACACCATGGCCGAAATGGGCGGTTTCGTGAACGACGAAGGCGGGTTCGAAGGCGAGTACTCGGCGTACTTGGTTGACGCGGGGTCAACAGTCGTGGGAGCTGCACTTGGGGTGACCCCCATCGCAACGTACATAGAATCTTCAGCGGGTTTGAGAGAAGGCGGGCGGACAGGATTGACTGCAGTGACCATCGGTCTGTGTTTTTTCTTGTCGTTGTTTTTCGTTCCTCTTTTGTCTAGTGTGCCCCCATGGGCTATAGGGCCTTCACTTGTGGTGGTTggggtgatgatgatgaaggttGTGAAGGACATAAACTGGGGGAAGATGAAAGAAGCTGCGCCTGCTTTCATGACCATGGTTCTAATGCCTCTCACTTATTCCATAGCAAATGGGATTATTGGTGGCATTGGGCTCTACATTGCTCTCAATCTGTATGATTATTTGGTAATTATGATTAAGTGGTTGATTAAGATGAAAACAATGGTGGGAAGAGAACAAAATCAAGTGTCTGCCACAGCTCCTGCAGACTCAGCAATTGAAGTTATTTGA